The proteins below come from a single Malus sylvestris chromosome 3, drMalSylv7.2, whole genome shotgun sequence genomic window:
- the LOC126614182 gene encoding photosystem I subunit O-like isoform X2 produces MAVSMATASTVIGLGSSSLSPNRTCLTSGFVKPIVVGNPLRQVRASGGRFTCFQRDWLRRDLNVIGFGLIGWLAPSSIPLIDGKSLTGLFFESIGAELAHFPSPPALTSQFWLWLITWHLGLFITLTFGQIGFKGRTEDYFDK; encoded by the exons ATGGCAGTAAGCATGGCGACCGCATCAACCGTGATTGGGCTGGGTAGTTCCTCCCTCTCACCAAACAGGACATGCCTTACTTCAG GCTTTGTGAAGCCTATCGTGGTTGGAAACCCTTTGAGGCAAGTTAGGGCTTCTGGAGGAAGGTTCACATG CTTTCAGAGGGATTGGCTGCGGAGAGATCTGAATGTGATTGGGTTTGGGTTGATAGGATGGCTGGCTCCGTCGAGCATACCGTTAATCGACGGTAAGAGTTTGACGGGGCTCTTCTTTGAGAGCATTGGTGCTGAACTCGCTCACTTCCCCTCACCTCCTGCTCTCACTTCTCAGTTTTG GTTGTGGCTGATAACATGGCACTTGGGGCTTTTCATCACCCTGACCTTTGGGCAGATTGGATTCAAGGGGAGGACTGAAGATTACTTTGATAAATGA
- the LOC126614182 gene encoding photosystem I subunit O-like isoform X1, translating to MAVSMATASTVIGLGSSSLSPNRTCLTSGFVKPIVVGNPLRQVRASGGRFTCSFQRDWLRRDLNVIGFGLIGWLAPSSIPLIDGKSLTGLFFESIGAELAHFPSPPALTSQFWLWLITWHLGLFITLTFGQIGFKGRTEDYFDK from the exons ATGGCAGTAAGCATGGCGACCGCATCAACCGTGATTGGGCTGGGTAGTTCCTCCCTCTCACCAAACAGGACATGCCTTACTTCAG GCTTTGTGAAGCCTATCGTGGTTGGAAACCCTTTGAGGCAAGTTAGGGCTTCTGGAGGAAGGTTCACATG TAGCTTTCAGAGGGATTGGCTGCGGAGAGATCTGAATGTGATTGGGTTTGGGTTGATAGGATGGCTGGCTCCGTCGAGCATACCGTTAATCGACGGTAAGAGTTTGACGGGGCTCTTCTTTGAGAGCATTGGTGCTGAACTCGCTCACTTCCCCTCACCTCCTGCTCTCACTTCTCAGTTTTG GTTGTGGCTGATAACATGGCACTTGGGGCTTTTCATCACCCTGACCTTTGGGCAGATTGGATTCAAGGGGAGGACTGAAGATTACTTTGATAAATGA